Sequence from the Panicum virgatum strain AP13 chromosome 5N, P.virgatum_v5, whole genome shotgun sequence genome:
CTGTCTTGAAATGTaagtgtcgggtaccacgattagggacaccccaATCAGAGTACTAAGATCACTCTGGAAAACGCAAAACACATGTTGAACAACTGAGCCCActaaggcccacggcctgcctcccatccggaagaaaggaaaggactcaaagaagcccagcgtgcggcccattcacatcccccttgaacccgcggaacgatctccgcctcgctcgagggtctcCCTCGAgcccgctggacaatctccgcctcgctcgagggtagcggatctaccctcgagcgggtgactcatctccgcctcgctcgagggtccccgtcgagacccctcgactgcgctccgcatctccgcctcgctcgagggtagcgaatctaccctcgaacGGGTaagccatctccgcctcgctcgaggccacccctcggcacaaaggacaaacagccccgccgcccaaccgctcgtcgtacgaaggcattaaaggccagccattccgccacggcgcccagggcaggcggcgtcaggccgccactcccacagtggatgtgaccggggtcccatccgccgacttcggtcaccgctccgccatcccggaggctgtagcagcactgtgggacatgcggcgcgggacaagacaggctcggcactgctcctgtTACTATTCTGCCGACATCGACCCtccggactcgcctcccactggggaaggggtccggcgacgtcacgtgtccttccgagagGGGCGCTCAGCACGCACGGAcggagccccggacctcccccctttaGGAGTCcaggacctcctagtgtgcacgcccgcactccgaccagggggtccggggccgccgtgcgccccactgccgctggtgcatgcaggaccctagtccgcagggcccaccgaacgccaccgcgccgtatatagaagaccatacatcagcgacgaccacgccgtctgcagggacactgcaggacgaccggcgcgatcttcgcaggaccaaggacgatatccggGACGActgcgacgcacgccgccttcccacagtgtacttcctacagtgtccgaccactgtacccccgcgattcagggaaaaacgacgacttccacgccctCATTCATGTGCACCGCCTCtccttgtaactataaaaggaggaggcgggcttcctttactGGGTTCTGGTTTTTCTCTCGCTCTAAGGACGCttagactctctctctctcggaggACGCTCAGAGGTTCCTAGACGAGATCCACCATCACCCACGCTCCGGCATCCCTTTTCGCCACGTTCAACCCCGCTTCTAGCAGAGATCTGGgagtttctctccctctctcgcctcgcttgtacccctactacaagcacatcgggtgcaagataatacagtgccctcgcacaccccctttgctggacgtacggccccgcggccggaaccaggataaaccgtgcgttactgtgttgcctcttgcatcatcatctgggacgagaaaacacgcagtATTTACTAGTTGGaatccaggcccccgggtcgggacaccgacagtaaGTCATTCTGGTATTTTACTAAATTCATTGAATATTCTCTGAATCTAGACAAACTATATGTCCAAATTCATTGAACATTTTATGAATCTAGACACTGTAAAACACTCACATGATGacttatatttcaggacggagaGATAATCTTGCAATCTGCAAATCATTCCCCACACTATTGACCACGGATCCATCATCCCGCATAATATCCTTGTTGGCTACACCCACGGCCACAGAGTCTCACTGAGACACTTACATTTGTGCCCGAGCACAGGCCGGACCCACAGGTCAGCGAAGTCTTCCGGGCGACGTCTCCACAACGCCTCTACTTCGGCGTTTCGGCCAGACGACGCACCACTCACTCCAGCAGCCTCTTCGTCTGCCCAGCGCCGTCGCGGGCGGCGCCTCTttctccgtccgtccgtccgccCGCCGCGTCCCCGCCCCGGTGAGCCCAACGACGACGAGGGGGATCGGCGAGGAAAGATCGCCCGAGCACCTCGCAACGAAGGCTCCAGAATGGTGGTGAGCGCTGTACTGCTGTTCCCCTCCCGTCCCCTGGTCTCCTCCCTCTACCCTGCAAGATGATCTTTCATTTTCTTTCCCCTCTTCTATTTGATGAACCCTGTATCCGGAATTTGGCCTTCAACTGCTGTGATTTCGAGCCTTCGCACTCCGCGTTGCGGGGTTTCTGTGCGGGAATTGAGTTAGGGTTTTTATTACATTCTGAGTGCGACGCTGGCATTGCGGGTGGTTTGGTTCCGCTGTTAATTTAGGGTATCTGAGGAGTGGTACCTCACTCGTGTCACAGGACTTGATCAGCGACAGCGACGACGGAGATGAGTTTGATTGGGACAGCGACGGCGATAGGGAGGCAATGAGCTTAAATGCTGCTGGTTCATCAGCTCAGGCATCGAGGAACCTCGATGCTCCTGGTCCGTCCACGCTGGTGAGGCTGGTAAGTGAGGGAAGGTGCGTGGATTGAGCTCGTCATCTACTTAATTATATGTCTTAATGTGGTGTTTTCTTGTGGAACTGTGAAAAGGATTCTGATGGGAAGGAAGACAGCGGGGCAGGGCCGTCTGCCTATATGCTTGATTACTTTGTGGGGATGGGTTTCTCCAAAGATCTGGTCATGAAGGCCATGGTGGAAGCTGGTACGGCTATAATACTAATTGATTTCTTCAGGTTTATGGAGTTGCATATTTTTCCCTTTGCATATTTTGTTTGCCTGCTGCTTTTGCTTTCAGGTGATCGTGGGGAGGATTCAATACTTGATCTGCTTCTGAAATATAAGGTGTTTGCCAGTGCACGTTCTTTTGCTAAATTTTCACTGAAGCTCTTGTTTTCCGGTAGGAAAAGGATTTGCATTTCACAAGTGATGTTGCGAAATGCAGGAGGGAGGCTGCGCCCCATTGGTGGATGATCACTCTTCTGGGTATCTTCCTCATATTgttgatgacgatgatgatatTCTTGAAAActgggatgatgatgatgatgctggTAATAACCTCAACAAGGACCCTGACGCTGATGACTCTGTTGTTGAGGTATTTCGATTTGTTTCCCTTTGGTCCTCGTTACACAATGTAGTTGTCGTGCTTTATCAATTCGACTGATCATTTGTAAACATTTTTTCCCCCTGATCTGTCTAAAGCTAGCTGTTTCCTTCATTCATGCTACGAACTTGAACCTGCCCTACCGTAGTTAAACAGATGTTAGCTACATGGCTTTATTGGAAACAGGAATgatgtttgtattttttttcatttgtttcATTTCCTCGAGTTTCTTATGGGTTTcatatccattagagtggctgtTTTTTACGCTGGTTTGCCAAACCTAACACAatcctcctttacccgggcttgggaccggctatgttgaGGTGACTCAAGAAAGTCTTCCTGTCAACATAGGCTatgttgggaccggctatgttgttgttgttttcaTTTCCTCGAGCTCGAGGGAAGTTTGTTTTCAGCAAAACCGCCTATAACCTATTGGACATGATTGTTAAAAGAGGTTGCTAATTCAAGTGTTAGTTTCATCTTTCTTAGCTGTGTGTCCTTTTCCATGACTCTAGTCTTGTTGACCTTATCTCTATAGAGTTTTCCTTTTTAACTTTATATTATCTATTAGCATCCTCTGCTATGGTTTTGATTCAAAAAATGGTTCTGTAAATACTAGGGTATTAGCATATATATGTGTTTAGTATGCCTTTTCCATTGTAAGTGTAAACTGACTATATATCCAGAAAATTTGTGGGTTTTATATTCGCATGCTAGTCCCCTTTTGATTTAATAGGGATGTGGCTTcaggtttttcttttctttgtctgCTGTTGGGAGATTGCTTTTGGAACAATTGCATTCCTATAATCCTATATGCCTGTTAGAGGAGCTGGTCAATACAATTATTTGGTTCTATGTCCTCCCCTCGTGATCTTTAGTTAGCTTCTTTTTCTATGGTGACTGAATAGTGCAACATCATTCATGTTTTAATCTAACAGTGAATTAGCCTTGTAATTTAAGTGTTGCTGAGAATTGGTTGAATTAGATTTCACTAGGCTTCCTAATTTGTTTGTTGAACCTACCTATGAACTGCAAAAGAATAGCAAGCCAGTATGTTTTGACCAGTGCATTTTTTTCTAATTGGGCCTCTGGCCCAAGCTCCCAAGTGAGGGAGGCAGCCAGTGGGGGTTTGAACCCCCACACCTCACCTGGCCTCCATGAAGGCCGCACCAAGGGTGGCGCCGTTAACAAAAATGTGTTAGTAATCGTGGCCATACATGTCAGCATTCTAGTTTGAGCTCCCTATGAGGTTTCAACATATGGCAGCATTCTAGTGTGAACATAAGATAGCAGCAGTCATAGTGTAAATATACAAGTGTCAATGGCCTTGTAGGCCATTGTGTTATACAATTCTGCCTTCTAGTTTTAGCATATGTTTAGCAGCATCCTCTCATGCTGGGTTGATTCCATTAAAGTTATGGTTCCATTCTTATGAATGAACCGTCAATGTACTTGCTAGGTGATCCTCACAATTAGGGGTGGAAACGATATTGTCCGTCTGTCCGACCGACAGAAGGGGTTCAGAGACTAAATGGAATAAGTCCATATCTGTAACCGGGTATTCAATATCCGCTGTATCCGTATCCAAATACTCAAGTGGGATGTATGATATGCGAATAAGATGGGTATCAATATtcggtgcattgcttgcttACTATTTTTGTCCGAATCCTATCCTATTTGAAATAAATATATGTATTCATATTTGTATATATCCGTTGTATCTGATCTGCTTTCATCCCTACTCTCTATGTTGAGACGACTCAAGACAGAGATGCAGTTAACTTTAGCAACTTTGCATGACATTCTTGCAATAAGAAGTTTAAAACTGAAGGATAATTATACATTTGACTTGCTTCAAGTTATTAGTTTTTCAAATGTTATAGGTCTTTATACTCAGTAAATTTGGTACCAAGGTATGATTTTTGCGACACTAGTTGATTGTTTCTTTAGGAGGTTGTTGCAGACTGCTAGAAATGTATATGGCACTTTTTATAATGTATAAGCATTTTCTATATGCTTTCATGCAGGAATTTATGCAAGAGATGTCACAGATGGACGAAAAGGTCAAGTCCTTAGTGAGCTTTGGTTTTCCAGAAAGTAAAGCCAAAATGGCTATTACTAGATGTGGTATGTGCCAGCATTGATGTTGCTGCAAATGTAGACGGTGTTTGATGTTCATGCAACTAACTTATTCtttctgttttattttgatATTACTCAGGGCAGGATGCAGATATATTTGTTTTACTTGATGCGATCTGCGCTTCAGAGGTTGCTGGAGCTGGTCACTATGAGAGTTATGCAAACAATGAGGTACATTGTGGTTAAACTGTTCGACTAACTCGAAAAATTGGTCTTTTGACCTAATGGAATGACACTTTCTTTGTAACTCTGCAGGACACAGGTTTGAATTCCTACAGTTCCTTTGGAAGAAGAAAGCGGATCAAGTTcatggaagagaagaagagaaaggggCAGCGATTTGGGGGTGGGGCACAAGGAAGTGGAGGGCCCATAGATGATAGAAATGATGAGGTGATGCCTCTCCCAAACCCAATGATTGGATTTAACTTGCCAGGTGACAGGTCACGGTCAGTGGACAGACCCCTTCCCAAACAAGCTATTGGACCACCTTTTTTCTATTATGAAAATGTGGCCCTTGCTCCAAAAGGTGTCTGGCAAACTATCTCAACTTTCTTGTATGACATCCAGCCTGAGTTTGTGGATTCAAAATTCTTTTGTGCTGCTGCAAGGAAAAGGGGTTACATACATAACCTGCCAATTGAGAACAGGTCGCCTCTCATTCCCTTACCCCCAAAGATAATACATGATGCCTTTCCTCGTACCAAGCAGTGGTGGCCCTCATGGGACACAAGGAGGCAATTTAACTGCCTCCAGACGGTTGTATCTAGTGCAAAACTGACAGAACGGATTCGTTGTGAACTTGCAAACAGTGAAGATCCTCCATGCCCAAGAGTTCAGAAAAATGTCCTGGAACAGTGTAGGAAGTGGAACCTCGTTTGGGTTGGTCGGAACAAGGTCGCTCCTCTTGAGCCTGATGAGGTAGAATTCCTACTTGGTTTTCCCAAGGACCACACCAGGGGAATCAGCAGGACCGATAGATATAGATCCCTAGGTAATTCATTTCAAGTGGACACGGTTGCTTACCATCTCTCAGTACTAAAGCCCATATTTCCAAATGGCATGAACGTGCTCTCATTGTTCTCTGGCATTGGAGGAGCAGAGGTAGCTCTGCACAGGCTTGGGATCCGCATGAAGACGGTGGTCTCTGTTGAGAAATCTGAAGTAAACAGGACTGTCTTGAAGACCTGGTGGGAGCAAACCCAATCAGGAACTTTGATTGAGGTTACTGAT
This genomic interval carries:
- the LOC120676445 gene encoding DNA (cytosine-5)-methyltransferase DRM2-like, with product MVDLISDSDDGDEFDWDSDGDREAMSLNAAGSSAQASRNLDAPGPSTLVRLDSDGKEDSGAGPSAYMLDYFVGMGFSKDLVMKAMVEAGDRGEDSILDLLLKYKEGGCAPLVDDHSSGYLPHIVDDDDDILENWDDDDDAGNNLNKDPDADDSVVEEFMQEMSQMDEKVKSLVSFGFPESKAKMAITRCGQDADIFVLLDAICASEVAGAGHYESYANNEDTGLNSYSSFGRRKRIKFMEEKKRKGQRFGGGAQGSGGPIDDRNDEVMPLPNPMIGFNLPGDRSRSVDRPLPKQAIGPPFFYYENVALAPKGVWQTISTFLYDIQPEFVDSKFFCAAARKRGYIHNLPIENRSPLIPLPPKIIHDAFPRTKQWWPSWDTRRQFNCLQTVVSSAKLTERIRCELANSEDPPCPRVQKNVLEQCRKWNLVWVGRNKVAPLEPDEVEFLLGFPKDHTRGISRTDRYRSLGNSFQVDTVAYHLSVLKPIFPNGMNVLSLFSGIGGAEVALHRLGIRMKTVVSVEKSEVNRTVLKTWWEQTQSGTLIEVTDVQNLTSDWLESTMRRIGGFDLVIGGSPCNNLAGSNRHHRNGLEGEHSCLFYHYVRILDCVKSVMKRM